A window of Streptomyces caniferus contains these coding sequences:
- a CDS encoding styrene monooxygenase/indole monooxygenase family protein, whose amino-acid sequence MRKILIVGAGQSGLQLALGLQSQGYEVTLMSNRTADEIRAGRVMSTQCMFDTALQNERDLQINFWESQAPRIEGLGVSVAAPGSHESPEGSQRAIDWVGKLDGYAQSVDQRVKMAGWMETFAQRGGQLVIHGAAVSDLDFFASRYDLTMVSAGKGELVSMFGRDDSRSPYDAPQRALAVAYVQGMGPRPEHPEFEAVRCNLVPGVGELFVMPTLTTSGRADILFWEGIPGGPLDAFQGVKDPNEHLALTLELMEKFLPWEYARATKVELTDANGTLAGRYAPTVRNPIGRLPSGGLVLGVADVVVANDPITGQGSNSASKCAASYLASIVERGDRPFDGEWMQTAFDRYWNTAQHVTKWTNAMLGPPPEHVLNIIGAAGQLQPVADRFANGFNDPSDFENFFYDPDKANAYLASLTG is encoded by the coding sequence ATGCGGAAAATACTCATCGTCGGAGCCGGCCAGTCCGGTCTCCAGCTCGCCCTCGGCCTCCAGTCCCAGGGCTATGAGGTCACCCTCATGTCCAACCGCACCGCCGACGAGATCCGCGCCGGCCGGGTCATGTCGACGCAGTGCATGTTCGACACCGCGCTGCAGAACGAGCGCGACCTCCAGATCAACTTCTGGGAGAGCCAGGCCCCGCGCATCGAGGGCCTCGGCGTCTCCGTCGCCGCCCCCGGCAGCCACGAGTCGCCCGAGGGCTCGCAGCGCGCCATCGACTGGGTCGGCAAGCTGGACGGCTACGCCCAGTCCGTCGACCAGCGGGTGAAGATGGCCGGCTGGATGGAGACCTTCGCGCAGCGCGGCGGCCAGCTCGTCATCCACGGCGCGGCCGTCTCCGACCTGGACTTCTTCGCGAGCCGCTACGACCTGACGATGGTCTCGGCCGGCAAGGGCGAGCTGGTGTCCATGTTCGGCCGGGACGACTCCCGCTCCCCGTACGACGCTCCGCAGCGCGCGCTCGCCGTCGCCTACGTCCAGGGCATGGGCCCGCGCCCCGAGCACCCCGAGTTCGAAGCGGTGCGCTGCAACCTGGTGCCCGGCGTCGGCGAGCTGTTCGTCATGCCGACGCTCACCACCTCCGGCCGCGCCGACATCCTCTTCTGGGAGGGCATCCCCGGCGGTCCGCTGGACGCCTTCCAGGGCGTCAAGGACCCCAACGAGCACCTCGCCCTGACGCTGGAGCTGATGGAGAAGTTCCTGCCCTGGGAGTACGCCCGCGCCACCAAGGTCGAGCTGACCGACGCCAACGGCACGCTGGCCGGACGCTACGCCCCCACCGTGCGCAACCCCATCGGCCGGCTGCCCTCCGGTGGTCTGGTGCTCGGTGTCGCGGACGTCGTGGTCGCCAACGACCCGATCACCGGCCAGGGCTCCAACTCGGCCTCCAAGTGCGCCGCCTCCTACCTGGCCTCCATCGTCGAGCGCGGTGACCGGCCCTTCGACGGGGAGTGGATGCAGACCGCCTTCGACCGCTACTGGAACACCGCCCAGCACGTCACCAAGTGGACGAACGCGATGCTGGGCCCGCCGCCGGAGCACGTCCTCAACATCATCGGCGCGGCCGGCCAGCTCCAGCCCGTCGCCGACCGCTTCGCCAACGGGTTCAACGACCCGTCC
- a CDS encoding GTP-binding protein, producing MSPSDPVATAADAGLQSWQTDRSRAPIATKIVVAGGFGVGKTTFVKSVSEITPLQTEAVMTQASAETDDLTATPEKTTTTVAMDFGRITLDQELVLYLFGTPGQQRFWFMWDDLVRGAIGAIVMADTRRLEDCFPALDYFESCGLPYVVAVNHFEGTEAFAVEHVRDALTVPAHVPVVIMDARKRVTVIESLLALVGHALETTPE from the coding sequence GTGAGCCCGTCCGACCCGGTGGCCACGGCCGCCGACGCGGGGCTGCAGAGCTGGCAGACGGACCGTTCGCGGGCACCGATCGCCACCAAGATCGTGGTGGCGGGCGGTTTCGGCGTCGGAAAGACCACGTTCGTCAAATCGGTCTCGGAGATCACCCCGCTCCAGACCGAGGCGGTGATGACCCAGGCCAGCGCGGAGACGGACGATCTGACCGCCACCCCGGAGAAGACCACGACCACGGTCGCGATGGACTTCGGGCGGATCACCCTCGACCAGGAGCTGGTGCTGTACCTGTTCGGCACGCCCGGACAGCAGCGCTTCTGGTTCATGTGGGACGACCTGGTGCGCGGCGCGATCGGTGCGATCGTGATGGCCGACACCCGGCGTCTGGAGGACTGCTTCCCGGCACTGGACTACTTCGAGAGCTGCGGACTGCCGTACGTCGTCGCGGTCAACCACTTCGAGGGGACCGAGGCCTTCGCCGTCGAGCATGTGCGCGACGCGTTGACCGTGCCGGCGCACGTGCCTGTTGTGATCATGGACGCGCGGAAGCGGGTCACGGTGATCGAGTCGCTGCTCGCGCTGGTCGGCCACGCCCTGGAGACCACGCCCGAGTAA
- a CDS encoding DUF742 domain-containing protein, giving the protein MSSSRKLPVRGGERKPSRVRPYSLTGGRTRFGHVLLVETFVAALEAPEERRELTSGGWGDRVMPEMRAIVELCRRMRSVAEISALLKMPLGVVRVLLSDLADQGKIRVYGTGHGSGRPDRALLERVLSGLHRL; this is encoded by the coding sequence ATGAGCAGCAGTCGCAAACTCCCGGTACGCGGCGGGGAGCGGAAACCCTCGCGCGTGCGGCCGTACTCGCTCACCGGCGGCCGGACGCGATTCGGCCATGTCCTGCTCGTCGAGACCTTCGTGGCCGCGCTGGAGGCGCCCGAGGAGCGCCGCGAGCTGACATCCGGCGGCTGGGGCGACCGGGTGATGCCGGAGATGCGCGCCATCGTCGAGCTGTGCCGCCGGATGCGCTCGGTCGCGGAGATCTCCGCACTCCTCAAGATGCCGCTGGGCGTGGTCCGTGTACTGCTCAGCGACCTCGCCGACCAGGGAAAGATTCGCGTCTACGGCACCGGGCACGGCTCCGGCCGGCCCGACCGCGCGCTGCTCGAAAGGGTGCTGAGTGGACTTCACAGGCTCTGA
- a CDS encoding roadblock/LC7 domain-containing protein, giving the protein MKAQAPTAYGQGLSSQARNLHWLLTNLVEEVPGIHSVAVVSSDGLLLLSSDPGRAEEAARPGGDDGPRGSSADLATIVSGLGSLTQGAAKLMDGGAVKQTMITMDEGSLFVMSISDGSLLGVHATPDCDMSVIAYHMALFVGRAGHVLTPELRTELRKSMENAQ; this is encoded by the coding sequence TTGAAGGCGCAAGCGCCCACTGCTTACGGACAAGGTCTGAGCAGTCAGGCAAGGAATCTGCATTGGCTGCTGACCAACCTGGTCGAAGAGGTACCAGGAATCCACTCGGTCGCGGTGGTCTCCTCCGACGGCCTGCTCCTGCTGTCGTCCGACCCCGGCCGGGCGGAGGAAGCGGCCCGGCCTGGCGGCGATGACGGCCCGCGCGGATCCAGCGCGGACCTGGCCACCATCGTGTCCGGGCTGGGCAGCCTCACCCAGGGTGCCGCGAAGCTGATGGACGGCGGAGCGGTCAAGCAGACGATGATCACGATGGACGAGGGCAGCCTGTTCGTCATGTCGATCAGTGACGGCTCGCTGCTCGGGGTGCATGCCACCCCGGATTGCGATATGAGCGTCATCGCCTACCACATGGCGCTGTTCGTCGGCCGGGCCGGTCATGTCCTCACCCCCGAACTCCGCACCGAATTGCGTAAGTCGATGGAGAACGCCCAGTGA